From the genome of Nisaea sediminum:
TCTTCCTCCGCCTCGGCTGTACCAGTTTCGGCGGGCCGGTGGCTCATATCGGCTATTTCCGCGAGGAATTCGTCAACCGGCGCAAATGGCTCGATGATCGGGCCTATGCGGACATGGTCGCGCTCTGCCAGTTCCTGCCGGGCCCGGCAAGCAGCCAAGTCGGCTTCTCGATCGGCCTAACCCAGGGCGGACCGCTCGGCGCGCTGGCGGCCTGGGCCGGCTTCACGCTTCCCTCCGCGATCCTGCTGGTGGCGTTCGCCTATGGCGTCGACGTCGCCGGCGGGGCGGACGGAGCGGGATGGCTGCACGGTCTGAAACTGGTCGCCGTCGCGGTCGTCGCGCAGGCGGCTCTGCAGATGGGCCGCTCGCTCTGTCCCGATGCACCACGCGCGACACTCGCAGTACTGGCCGCCGGCTTCTTGCTGGTGGCGGCGCCGGCTTACGGCCAGCTCTTGGTGATCCTCGCGGGCGGCATCTTCGGCCTGCTGTTGCTGAAGCCGGACGAAACAGGAGAGGTGCCAGCCGCCTACGAGACGCGGGTCGGCCCCCGGACCGCTCTGGTCATGCTCGCGCTCTTCCTCGTACTGCTGGCTGCGCTGCCGCTTCTGGCCGCCGGCACGGACAATATCCACCTCCGGGTCGCCGACACATTCTACCGCGTCGGCGCGCTGGTCTTCGGCGGCGGCCATGTCGTCCTGCCGCTGCTCGAAGCGGAGATTGTACCGCCGGGACTGGTCGACCGGGACACCTTCCTCGCCGGCTACGGCATGGCACAGGCGATCCCGGGCCCGCTCTTCACCTTCTCCGCCTACCTCGGTACCGCTGCGGCTCCGGAAGGTGGCGAGATCGCGGTCGCGGCAACGGCCCTGATCGCGATGTTCGGCTCGACCTTCCTGCTGGTTCCGGCGGCCCTGCCATTCTGGGTGAAACTGCGCGCCAGTAGCCGGGCGCAGGCCGCGCTCGGCGGAGTCAACGCAGCGGTCGTCGGGTTGATCCTCGCCGCACTCTACAATCCGGTCTTCATCGGCTCTGTGACGAAACCGATCGACTTCGCGCTGGTCGCGCTCGCCTATCTCGCCCTTGCAATCTGGAAACTGCCGCCCTGGCTGGTCGTGTTGCTCGGAGCGGCCATCGGATGGGGAACGCAGGCGGCAGGACTGTAGGCGAGACGCCCCGATTTAGACCCGGATCCCCGCCAGAAACGCTTCGGCCCGTTTGCGCAGGTCAGTGACCACATCGCCGACCTGCGAGGCGAATTCGCTCACTTTCTCGGCGTAGACCCCGGTTTCGGCTGCGGAGGCGTTGAGATTGCCTACTTCATCCGCGACACTTGCAGCACCATCGGCGGCCGCCTGGACGTTTTGCACAATCTCCTGGGTGGCGGCGCTTTGTTCCTCAACGGCCGAGGCGACCGAGCTTCCGACCTCATTGATCTGCGAGATTACCTGCTTGATCTCCGCGATGGCGGAAACCGCGCTACCGGTCTCCGCCTGAATACCGGCGATCTTCTCTCGGATATCGTCGGTCGCTTTCGCTGTCTGGCTGGCAAGATTCTTGACCTCGCTCGCGACGACCGCAAAACCTTTCCCCGACTCGCCAGCCCGCGCCGCCTCGATGGTCGCGTTCAGCGCCAGCAAGTTGGTTTGTTCAGCAATCTCGCTGATGAGCGCGACGACTTCGCCGATTTCGTTAGCCGACACTTCGAGCGACGCAACGATTTGGTTCGTCGCTTCGGCCCGGTCGACCGCTTCACCGGAAATCTTCGTTGCCTGACTGGTCTGGCGACTGATCTCGGCAATCGAAGCCGTGAGTTGCTCCGCCGCAGCCGCGACGGAGTTCACATATTCGGAAGCCTGGTTTGTCAGACGAGCCGCATTCTCGGCCTGACTCTTGGTTCGGCCGGCAACTTCCCGCATGGAAGCCGCGTTCCCGGTCATTTCCTGCGTCGTTCCCGAGACCGTCTCGGTTGCCCCGCCGACATCGCGTTCGAATCCATCAGCCAGCGTCTCAAGTGTGCGCTTCTGCTCGTCCCTGTTGCGACGCTCCGCCTCGGCGTTTTCAGCCCGCAATTCCTCCGCCTCGGCCACCCGGTCGCGAAGAATCAAGAGTGCCTCGCGCATGCGCTCGATTTCCTGCACCGAGGACGGAGCTGGCTCGTCGAAATGAGTGTTACCGCCCGCAACTTCAGTCAGGCCGCCAATAATACGGTCGATGTCCTTACGCAATCGGGTCACGAAGAAGAAAAGGAGCCCGCCGATGAGGACGCCTATTCCGGTCCCGACGACGGCTTGGCGGATCAACTCGGCGCGCAGTACTTCCTGAAAATCGTCAAGGAAGACACCGGTCGCGACGTACATGTTCTGTCCCGCGATCGGCCGCGCGTAGGATACTTTCGGGCGCCCCTTACTGGTGACGTATTCGAACGCTCCACCACCGCCGGCGGCGGCTTTCTGCAGGCCCTGGCGGACCGACGATTCAGGATTGCATTTACCTTCGCTCTTGGGATCATCCGGATCCAGCACCATGCAATGGTCGTAGCCGATGATGAAAACGTAGTTGCCTTCGTCGTACCGGAAGTCGCGCAGCACTTCTTTCGCGCTAGCAATATCCTGGCCATCGCGCAAAGCGCTCTCCAGGACTTTACTTGCACCTTCAGTGATCTCGCTTGCCTGTTTGATCTTCTCGTTGATCAGGGCTGCTTCCTGCGCCCGGTAATTGACCACGGCGAGCAGTGCAATGATTGCCAAAATGGCTGCGATGAGGATGAAGACGAGATGATTGAACCGCACGGTGCCCTCCCGGGCTCGATACCTGCCAGAGACAAGCCTCAGGAGTAGTACAGTCGTAGTAACTTTTCCGTTAATGCCCTTCGGGAGCCGCGATGCGGGACGACAAAGACCCGACGCGAAAGCCGTTAGACGTGCAAATGCCAGCGGCAAAGCAGTGGTCGGATAAACGCTTAGAAAGCCGGCTGGCTGTCGAACTCGTCCTGCTCCAGCTCGCTGTCCCAGTAGAGATAGTCGCGCCAGCTCTCATGCAGGTAATTCGGCGGGAAGGCCCGGCCGTTTTCCTGCAACAGGTAGGTCGAGGGCTGGGCCGGTTTCACGATCGGCATGAAGCCTTTCGGGGTCGGCATCCGGTCGCCCTTGCGCAGATTGCAGTGACCGCAGGCCGTTACGACATTTTCCCAGCTCGTTCGACCGCCCCGCGAGCGCGGCACCACATGATCGAAGGTAAGGTCATGGGTCGGGAAGCGGGCGCCGCAATACTGGCAGCAGAAACGGTCGCGCAGGAACACGTTGAAGCGCGTGAAGGCCGGGCGCCGCGACTGCGGCACGAACTCTTTCAGCGCGATCACACTCGGCAGTTTCATCTCGAAACTCGGCGAGCGCACCACGTGATCGTATTCGGAGAGGATGTTCACCCGGTCAAGGAACACCGCCTTCACGGCGTCCTGCCAGGCCCAAAGGGAAAGCGGGAAGTAGCTCAGCGGTCTGAAGTCCGCGTTCAGGACGAGTGCCGGAGAAGGATGAGCCGCCGATTGACCATTCATGCGTGTCTCTCCCTCCGGCCCGAGGCTTACCGACTAGGAAGCCGGCGAAAGAGTACCGCGCCCGACCACAACATTTTGTGGGGTATCACGATGTACATGTGTCGCCGACCTCTGTTTCCAACAAGTTGTGCCTGAGCGGCAATGGCTAGATATCAATATATTGTTACGGTTTTTGTAACTTGTCACCGGGTTTTTCCGCACCGCGAAGAGGTCCGGAAAAACGCCGCGATAACCGCCGCTATTGAGGTAGCACACGCTGCAGGAAAACAAGCCCGCGGC
Proteins encoded in this window:
- a CDS encoding methyl-accepting chemotaxis protein; its protein translation is MRFNHLVFILIAAILAIIALLAVVNYRAQEAALINEKIKQASEITEGASKVLESALRDGQDIASAKEVLRDFRYDEGNYVFIIGYDHCMVLDPDDPKSEGKCNPESSVRQGLQKAAAGGGGAFEYVTSKGRPKVSYARPIAGQNMYVATGVFLDDFQEVLRAELIRQAVVGTGIGVLIGGLLFFFVTRLRKDIDRIIGGLTEVAGGNTHFDEPAPSSVQEIERMREALLILRDRVAEAEELRAENAEAERRNRDEQKRTLETLADGFERDVGGATETVSGTTQEMTGNAASMREVAGRTKSQAENAARLTNQASEYVNSVAAAAEQLTASIAEISRQTSQATKISGEAVDRAEATNQIVASLEVSANEIGEVVALISEIAEQTNLLALNATIEAARAGESGKGFAVVASEVKNLASQTAKATDDIREKIAGIQAETGSAVSAIAEIKQVISQINEVGSSVASAVEEQSAATQEIVQNVQAAADGAASVADEVGNLNASAAETGVYAEKVSEFASQVGDVVTDLRKRAEAFLAGIRV
- the chrA gene encoding chromate efflux transporter, giving the protein MSPQRETERRSWVEILLVFLRLGCTSFGGPVAHIGYFREEFVNRRKWLDDRAYADMVALCQFLPGPASSQVGFSIGLTQGGPLGALAAWAGFTLPSAILLVAFAYGVDVAGGADGAGWLHGLKLVAVAVVAQAALQMGRSLCPDAPRATLAVLAAGFLLVAAPAYGQLLVILAGGIFGLLLLKPDETGEVPAAYETRVGPRTALVMLALFLVLLAALPLLAAGTDNIHLRVADTFYRVGALVFGGGHVVLPLLEAEIVPPGLVDRDTFLAGYGMAQAIPGPLFTFSAYLGTAAAPEGGEIAVAATALIAMFGSTFLLVPAALPFWVKLRASSRAQAALGGVNAAVVGLILAALYNPVFIGSVTKPIDFALVALAYLALAIWKLPPWLVVLLGAAIGWGTQAAGL
- a CDS encoding HNH endonuclease, which encodes MNGQSAAHPSPALVLNADFRPLSYFPLSLWAWQDAVKAVFLDRVNILSEYDHVVRSPSFEMKLPSVIALKEFVPQSRRPAFTRFNVFLRDRFCCQYCGARFPTHDLTFDHVVPRSRGGRTSWENVVTACGHCNLRKGDRMPTPKGFMPIVKPAQPSTYLLQENGRAFPPNYLHESWRDYLYWDSELEQDEFDSQPAF